One Vicia villosa cultivar HV-30 ecotype Madison, WI linkage group LG5, Vvil1.0, whole genome shotgun sequence genomic window, TTTATATCTAACTTAAGTGGAAAGACGAAggtgtaacatcctatttttattatattttaattaattaggattatttgataattggcattgtttatgtgtttatttaattattgtttgaataataattatttgattttgtggtaatgtgttatttacctaattaatgagtggtagaattttatttggaATTAGCTAAATGGgcctagttgagtgagaaagagtattaggtgggttaagcccaaatgaaataatgagagttagaagataatgttatgagttaacctaaattagatagaaagatagaaagaaaagtagagaagagaatagAGGCAAAAGattagaagagagaagagaagaggattgtagattcttgaagttagaaggagaaattcaaaaggtaagggtttgaatacaagttcttataggctatatgattgggtaatgtgtttgattgtgattttctcttcatctttgcaatctcatggaaacatagaaaagttaggttTTTAGGAACAAAGAcatgaattgatgatttgaaatgtgcttagttgatgtttgatgatggtatgatgttataagacccgtaatatgtgttgtattcGTGTTTATATCATGTATTCCGTGGTTGTTTGTAATGTgtgatgttttccaacttgattgggttaagtttggggatttttgaatgagtttcgtatgctgtttttgggttttggggttttctgaaatcgccagttcgcgccgcgaccccttgtgcgcgccgcgaacctcttggcagaaacttgggcaaaactggatctgctcagttcgcgccgcgaccccttgtgcgcgccgtgaactgcttggcagaaagttggggatttttggattcgcccagttcgcgccgcgaccccttgtgcgcgccgcgaactgcttggcagaaccAAGGAacatttgattcactcagttcgcgctgcGAACTActtttggcgccgcgaaccctgttttacagcactttttctaaactttgaaaggccataacttttgatccgagacTCCTTTTTATgagccgttcgaagcgttagaaagctatcgtgatattctatatgatagtataggatcTAATTGCACTTGATTGATAAATTGTGACGTTATTACATGGAATGATGTGTAATTATCTTATGTGCATTATGTTAGTATGTGATGTATATCCATTGTTGGAACACTTTGTGTAGATGTAATTATGATATgtgtgattggatatatgatggttgttataccttgttgaatttgttaattgtgttgtgaatgttgtgtacaattggtggataattcatagggtTGGATTATGGTGTTATGCGgtgagttaagattgatgagataatcttaattgcataatttgttggtatttgtacatacattcatagcatggtcggctttattgtgaaagcggtgaaacttgggttcacatggtaagagacgttgatccttaattggaaataggcgtagaagacgtgatccttaattggagataggcgtattggctttgatcttgtccggattggaagcgtggcttggattctaaacattgaatcggaaagcggtgaaacattggattcacattgggtaccacatgcatggagTCACATTGTTGCAtctcgagtcacattgtgtgttatgtgaatgtcttgtatacatgtgatttgttttggaatgatgattggtatgtgatatgtgaattgcctacttgagaagtgtgatgaatagtgaaatgtatgcttgtttatgtttacatttcccattattatgttttctataagaagttgaattctcacccttctgtttgaatgttatccttcgttggtaacgtgcaggttccgacgagtagtagcttgtccgaggattttagccgaggagctcctgagtttgttattggattaggtagcgagtcatatgctctgatcatgtaacacttggggggattttattgtagtcttatgcttatgtttggatattgctatttactatgttttgttggatattcagatatatttgtttgagatctcggatatgttgtttaaggctatgtaGCCAAAATTGTGGATTGGatgttaattcgaatttggtagatgaatatagtatgggatatattcattgaaattttaatagcaattcaattgtttttccgcaagcgtttatgcatatgtATGGAAGTATGAGAattacattgtgttacaaatatgatctttgcatattaagaatgttggatgttttgccttaggttttcattgtgatggcaataacatgtgacgcccttttcctTTATGCATTCTTACTCTGttaattgtatgatatatttggggttagaaaaggggtgttacattagtggtatcagagcatggtcgaccagttggtcagagtcgttaatgtctttaattccgttgtattagatttgtgtatctgacacgattgatactgttttgtttgttttgggttgttggttgtcgtaggacgatggttgctggaaggaatgatgatgccattgctgaagcattgaggatgttggctggatctcttggtcaaattcctcaagctaatgctggaaatcagaatggtgatgatgatgagtaccgtgctttggggaagttccagaggaacaatcctcctacatTTGAGGGTGACATTAaccggataaagctcaagcttggttgaaggcgattgagaagatttttcgggtcatgaattgcaccgatgctcagagagtgcagtttggtactcacatgctggaaaaggaagctgaagattggtggggcaatatggctcagagatttgatgaggagggtactcaagttacttgggatcttttccgcgattcgtttttggaaaactattttccagaagattgccgtggaaagaaagaagtggaattccttgagttgaagcaaggaaatggtactgttgctgtatatgctgctagatttcaagagcttatcaagtattgtcctcactacaatactatgaatgcagagagatctaagtgtttgaagtttgtgaatggtttgaggCATGATATTAAGAAGGCGATTGGTTACCAACAAATTACTCGTTTTACGGACttggttaacaagagtcgtatctatgatgaggatagtagggagagtgcttctcactacaagactatgaatgagaagaaaggtcaatttcgtgggaaaccgtatgattataagaagaaacaatttggttttggcaagaagtcaagtgggggaggaacttctactcctcttaagtgcttcaaatgtggtaGTGAAGGTCATCGTGCTGTTGATTGTGGTAAGGATTCTGTgacatgcttcaagtgtggaaagattggtcacaaggcaaacaagtgtggagttggttcgagtgtgacttgttacaattgtggggaacaaggtcacattagcaccaaatgtgataagcccAAGAAGGAACAAGCaaaagggaaagtgtttgcattgtctggagcggaggcttctaccgatgataggctaatccaaggaacgtgcttcattaatggtacacctttgattgctattattgataccggtgcgacacattctttcatttctttggattgtgctaagagattgaatcttgtgttatctgatatgcgtagaagtatggttattgatacacctgctatgggttctgtgtctacttcttttgtgtgcttgaattgtcctttgagtatttttggtagggattttgggattgatttggtttgtcttccgttagagcaacttgatgtgattttgggtatgaattggttagaatttaatcgtgtgtatatcaactgttttgacaagacggttatctttcctgagatgagtgttaaggaagatttgtttttgtctgcgaagcaagttggtgaatctgttcaagatggggctgagttgtttatgttattggcaaccttagatgtgcatgaGAGGAGAGCCATTGATgaattgccaatagtttgtgattttgcggaggtatttcctgaggatgtaagtgatttaccgccggaacgtgaagttgagttttcgattgatttagttcctggaactagtcctgtatcgatggctccatataggatgtctgcttctgagttgaaagagttgaagagtcaacttgaggacttgttggagaagaagtttattcgtcctagtgtatcgccatggggtgcacctgttttgttggttaagaagaaggaaggttctatgagactttgtgttgattataggcaattgaacaaagtAACAATTAataacaagtatccacttccaaggattgatgatttgatggatcagttggttggagcttgtgtgtttagcaagattgatttgaggtctgggtatcatcagattcgtgtgaaggcggaggatattcagaagactgcttttaggacaaggtatgtgaaattctggactcagacacgcgatgtcttataggatgtcacgacatcactatctgaatgtttttaaacaaatgaacaaagtgtaaacagaaaataacacaggaaaattgttaacccagttc contains:
- the LOC131606646 gene encoding uncharacterized protein LOC131606646, which codes for ELIKYCPHYNTMNAERSKCLKFVNGLRHDIKKAIGYQQITRFTDLVNKSRIYDEDSRESASHYKTMNEKKGQFRGKPYDYKKKQFGFGKKSSGGGTSTPLKCFKCGSEGHRAVDCGKDSVTCFKCGKIGHKANKCGVGSSVTCYNCGEQGHISTKCDKPKKEQAKGKVFALSGAEASTDDRLIQGTCFINGTPLIAIIDTGATHSFISLDCAKRLNLVLSDMRRSMVIDTPAMGSVSTSFVCLNCPLSIFGRDFGIDLVCLPLEQLDVILGMNWLEFNRVYINCFDKTVIFPEMSVKEDLFLSAKQVGESVQDGAELFMLLATLDVHERRAIDELPIVCDFAEVFPEDVSDLPPEREVEFSIDLVPGTSPVSMAPYRMSASELKELKSQLEDLLEKKFIRPSVSP